In Brachypodium distachyon strain Bd21 chromosome 2, Brachypodium_distachyon_v3.0, whole genome shotgun sequence, one genomic interval encodes:
- the LOC100833369 gene encoding uncharacterized protein LOC100833369: MRPAAAPVTHDDLSLRKAHDRRAARSGGQIAMGLVGLSVLCGLISFILCLAAEGSRSEVSNYLMTVQGSAGQMDVCFYNSSGRSPLIFAIAAFLLLAVAMFAVHAYMLLAVAAPDSAATAHAVAQDHPRVSTGPNTLPWQTCCLFFVTWICFGLAEVLLMIGIGVESGHVSDWRKPRPVCHRVRPGMFAAAGILGLITVVVGFVVYVTAVQAHKLRGHHGGAGHHYPGHAGVPHHHLPPVSYPPHPAPHPYPQPHPHPHPMLPNAPEITAAPCQVQPSNAGCITKVSTAV, from the exons atgcggccggcggcggcgcccgtgACGCACGATGACCTGTCCCTGCGCAAGGCCCATGaccggcgcgcggcgcggtcCGGCGGCCAGATCGCCATGGGTCTCGTCGGCCTCTCCGTGCTCTGCGGCCTCATCAGCTTCATCCTctgcctcgccgccgaggGCTCCCGCTCCGAG GTGTCCAACTACCTGATGACCGTGCAGGGGAGCGCGGGGCAGATGGACGTGTGCTTCTACAACAGCAGCGGCCGCTCGCCGCTCATCTTCGCCATCGCAGCTTTCCTGCTGCTCGCCGTCGCCATGTTCGCCGTGCACGCCTACATgctgctcgccgtcgccgcgccggactccgccgccacggcccaCGCCGTCGCCCAGGACCACCCCCGCGTCTCCACCGGCCCCAACACTCTCCCCTGGCAGACATGCTGCCTCTTCTTCGTCACATG GATCTGCTTCGGGCTGGCGGAGGTGCTGCTGATGATCGGCATCGGGGTGGAGTCCGGGCACGTCAGCGACTGGCGGAAGCCGCGGCCCGTGTGCCACCGGGTGCGCCCGGGGATgttcgcggcggccgggaTCCTGGGGCTCAtcaccgtcgtcgtcggctTCGTCGTCTATGTCACCGCCGTGCAGGCGCACAAGCTGCGTGGCCatcacggcggcgccggacaCCACTACCCGGGACACGCGGGCGTCCCGCACCACCACCTGCCGCCCGTGTCGTACCCGCCACACCCGGCTCCGCACCCGTACCCACAACCACACCCACATCCACATCCGATGCTGCCGAATGCGCCGGAGATCACTGCTGCCCCGTGCCAAGTGCAGCCCAGCAACGCCGGATGCATTACCAAGGTGTCCACGGCTGTCTGA
- the LOC100846088 gene encoding importin subunit alpha-1a: MSLRPNERVEARKSSYKSTVDADDGRRRREGDMVEIRKSRREESLLKKRREGLQAQAPVPAAGVEKKLESLPAMVAGVYSDDINLQLEATTQFRKLLSIERSPPIEEVIKSGVVPRFVQCLGRDDFPQLQFEAAWALTNIASGTSENTKVVIDHGAVPIFVKLLGSGSDDVREQAVWALGNVAGDSPRCRDLVLESGALMPLLAQLNEHAKLSMLRNATWTLSNFCRGKPQPAFDQTKPALPALARLIHSNDEEVLTDACWALSYLSDGTNDKIQSVIDAGVCPRLVELLLHPSPSVLIPALRTVGNIVTGDDSQTQCIIDHQALACLLSLLTQNHKKSIKKEACWTVSNITAGNKDQIQAVINAGIIGPLVHLLQTAEFDIKKEAAWAISNATSGGSHDQIKYLVSEGCIKPLCDLLICPDSRIVTVCLEGLENILKVGETDKNLGGDGNVYALMIDEAEGLEKIENLQSHDNNEIYEKAVKILEAYWMDEEDDAMGGAMEASQGVSFDFGQGGNPDLNLG; the protein is encoded by the exons ATGTCGCTGCGTCCGAACGAGCGGGTGGAGGCGCGGAAGAGCAGCTACAAGTCGACGGTGGACGCCGatgacgggcggcggcggcgcgagggcgACATGGTGGAGATCCGAAAGAGCCGCCGTGAGGAGAGCCTCCTCAAGAAGCGCCGCGAGGGcctccaagcccaggcccCCGTCCCCGCAGCCGGCGTCGAGAAGAAG CTAGAAAGCCTTCCTGCTATGGTTGCGGGGGTTTATTCAGATGATATTAATCTTCAGCTTGAGGCGACGACACAGTTCCGCAAATTGCTTTCAATAG AGAGGAGCCCTCCAATCGAAGAAGTTATCAAGTCAGGTGTCGTTCCTCGATTTGTGCAATGTCTTGGCAGAGATGATTTCCCACAACTCCAG TTTGAAGCAGCGTGGGCACTCACAAACATTGCTTCTGGCACATCGGAAAATACAAAGGTTGTCATTGATCATGGCGCAGTTCCAATATTTGTGAAGCTTCTTGGGTCTGGTAGTGATGATGTTCGTGAGCAG GCTGTCTGGGCGTTGGGAAATGTTGCTGGCGACTCCCCCAGGTGCCGTGACCTTGTTCTTGAAAGTGGTGCATTGATGCCTCTGCTCGCACAGTTGAATGAGCATGCTAAACTCTCCATGTTAAGGAATGCCACCTGGACTCTATCAAATTTCTGCAGAGGAAAGCCACAACCAGCCTTTGATCAG ACTAAGCCTGCCCTGCCAGCACTTGCACGACTTATTCATTCCAATGACGAGGAAGTTTTAACTGATGCATGCTGGGCTCTCTCGTATCTCTCTGATGGCACCAATGACAAAATCCAATCTGTGATTGACGCTGGTGTCTGTCCCCGGCTTGTGGAACTTCTCCT GCATCCATCACCCTCAGTGCTTATACCTGCACTACGAACTGTTGGAAATATAGTTACTGGAGATGACTCACAAACTCAG TGCATCATTGATCATCAAGCTCTTGCCTGCCTCCTAAGCCTCTTGACACAAAATCACAAGAAAAGCATTAAGAAAGAGGCCTGCTGGACGGTTTCAAATATTACTGCTGGTAACAAAGATCAGATACAG GCTGTGATAAATGCCGGAATTATTGGTCCTTTGGTACATCTGCTGCAAACAGCAGAGTTTGATATCAAGAAGGAGGCTGCCTGGGCCATCTCAAATGCTACCTCGGGTGGTTCCCATGATCAAATCAA GTATTTGGTCAGCGAGGGTTGCATCAAGCCATTGTGCGACCTTCTTATTTGCCCAGATTCAAGAATTGTTACAGTTTGTTTGGAGGGTCTTGAGAACATTCTCAAAGTTGGAGAAACAGACAAGAATTTGGGTGGTGATGGGAATGTATATGCCCTGATGATTGATGAAGCAGAAGGCCTGGAGAAGATTGAGAACCTGCAGAGTCATGATAACAATGAAATTTATGAAAAAGCTGTGAAGATTCTTGAGGCTTACTGGatggacgaggaagacgatgcAATGGGGGGTGCTATGGAAGCTTCTCAAGGTGTTTCCTTTGATTTCGGCCAAGGTGGCAACCCTGATTTGAACTTGGGCTAA